The Vigna radiata var. radiata cultivar VC1973A unplaced genomic scaffold, Vradiata_ver6 scaffold_2162, whole genome shotgun sequence nucleotide sequence ATCGCCCAGGTCCTATCGACATTTTGATTGGGGCAGATCTTTACGCCAGGATTGTTACCGGACCCGCGACCTCTCTAGGTCCTTCTATGCCATCAGCTTTTGAGACAAATGGCTATGGCTACATCATCTTAGGTGCCGCTCCTTCCCAGACGGCTACCCTTGCTGCGCTCACCACCGGGACTGATGAGCCAGTATCCGAAGTGCACAAGACCATCCAAAGGTTTTGGCAGCTTGAAGAAGTTCGACCCCCGAATATCGAGCCCACTCCTGAGGACCCGGCAGAACTTCTTTTTCAGCAGACTACACGACGCGACGCGTCCGGTCGCTTCTATGTACGGCTTCCTTTTGCCCGCTCCCCTGACGCCCTGGGCAATTCTCGCGATCAGGCTTTGCAGCGTTTCAGGGCTCTGGAACGAAGATTCCGGTCTGATCCAAATCACCGTGACCTCTACGTCAAGTTCATGGA carries:
- the LOC106752925 gene encoding uncharacterized protein LOC106752925; the protein is MQLRVKGPNGSIRARGLLDSGAMTTILTNKCADAIGVTRRPGTSHIEGIDGMRGSTCAEAVVTLTSPSHQVISKNHTVLLIDSITTNVPPVPISTAVRRRLADLPLADPDFDRPGPIDILIGADLYARIVTGPATSLGPSMPSAFETNGYGYIILGAAPSQTATLAALTTGTDEPVSEVHKTIQRFWQLEEVRPPNIEPTPEDPAELLFQQTTRRDASGRFYVRLPFARSPDALGNSRDQALQRFRALERRFRSDPNHRDLYVKFMEQYEADGFMSPAPPDALINPHYFLPHHGV